A window of Candidatus Aquicultor sp. contains these coding sequences:
- a CDS encoding TIGR03936 family radical SAM-associated protein: MSAAHAASARRSTSKICCLGLINLAKVLIKYGKTGPLKYLSHLELIRALERALRRAGIDVARSGGFTPRPKISHGPALSVGVASCAEYMLAELVSIVEPDELITRISSALPEGLTIYKAKYIADSQPSIISIVQSAAYRVTVSSSVDETAVRLAVDRVLSEDRLLVKHKGKEKWVDTKEAILEWRVTRTDSKEYQFFLLLSVGNAQSIRPEAAVNKLAEALQGVDASTCEFTGTLDITDICRMEQYANRGNPLLDIYNFYESVKTGSERTNS, encoded by the coding sequence GTGAGTGCAGCGCATGCGGCGTCTGCCCGGCGCTCGACGTCGAAAATATGCTGTTTGGGGTTGATTAACCTGGCAAAAGTACTGATAAAATACGGAAAAACCGGACCGCTAAAATACTTGTCGCACCTTGAGCTAATCCGCGCGCTTGAGCGCGCACTTAGGCGCGCGGGCATCGACGTAGCCCGTAGCGGAGGTTTTACCCCGCGGCCGAAGATATCCCACGGGCCGGCGCTGTCGGTCGGCGTTGCAAGTTGTGCCGAATACATGCTTGCGGAGCTTGTGAGTATTGTTGAACCGGATGAATTAATAACCCGAATATCTTCCGCTTTGCCGGAGGGATTGACCATATACAAAGCGAAATATATAGCTGATAGCCAGCCGTCGATCATAAGCATCGTGCAAAGTGCGGCGTATCGTGTTACCGTAAGTTCAAGCGTCGATGAAACCGCTGTCCGCTTGGCAGTTGACCGGGTATTAAGCGAGGATCGTCTGCTTGTTAAGCATAAGGGAAAAGAAAAATGGGTAGATACAAAAGAAGCCATTCTTGAGTGGCGCGTCACCCGGACCGATAGTAAAGAATACCAGTTTTTCCTATTGTTATCGGTTGGTAATGCGCAGAGTATCCGCCCGGAAGCGGCAGTTAACAAGCTTGCTGAAGCACTGCAGGGCGTTGATGCGTCTACCTGTGAATTTACAGGAACACTAGATATAACCGATATATGCCGGATGGAACAGTATGCAAATCGGGGTAACCCGTTATTAGATATCTACAATTTTTACGAAAGTGTGAAGACGGGAAGTGAGCGGACTAACTCGTGA
- a CDS encoding Rne/Rng family ribonuclease — translation MSGLTRELMISVDDFETRAAILEDRELVEIYLERREAPSIVGNIYLGRVKDILPGMQAAFIDIGVGRNAFLYVEEIVFPRESEDEPMPPIQHLLKPGQDILVQVIKEPMDSKGARVTTQITLPGRYLVLLPYSDFVGASRRLADEERHRLKEVCERIKPRGKGLIARTAAEGAAVEDLREDVKRLLLYWRRINRKVRASAPVQLIYQEPQLALRIVRDVFSTEFRRLVLDNQEDRESIIEFLESTDPELIKRVEFYSERLPLFDKYNINQDIENAMKRKVWLRSGGYISIDHTEALTAIDVNTGKYVGKTTLEQTIFKTNLEAVVEVVRQLRLRDIGGIIVIDFIDMQDIENREEVFRVLNEALAMDRTKTRVIEISRLGLVEMTRKNVSQGLLESQAEICPCCHGLGVILADATIGVQVYRQIKRLAATHASESFIFRVNPRGKEFLERKGKLTGSVLHLDWGKRAHLLFDGSVPVGKAEMIEEGSEAHIEQAFSNLY, via the coding sequence GTGAGCGGACTAACTCGTGAATTAATGATATCCGTTGACGACTTCGAGACCAGAGCAGCTATTCTCGAAGATCGCGAGCTTGTCGAGATTTACCTCGAGCGGCGTGAAGCGCCCTCTATAGTCGGTAACATCTATCTTGGGCGCGTAAAGGATATCCTTCCAGGCATGCAAGCTGCATTTATCGATATCGGTGTTGGCAGAAACGCGTTTCTCTATGTGGAAGAAATCGTCTTCCCGCGAGAAAGCGAGGATGAGCCTATGCCGCCGATTCAGCACCTGCTTAAACCGGGGCAGGACATTCTCGTCCAGGTTATCAAGGAACCGATGGATTCAAAAGGCGCACGGGTGACAACGCAGATCACGCTTCCCGGGCGTTATCTCGTCCTTCTACCGTATTCCGATTTCGTGGGGGCATCACGGCGCCTCGCGGATGAAGAGCGACATCGTTTAAAAGAAGTCTGCGAGCGAATAAAGCCGCGAGGCAAAGGTTTAATCGCCCGTACTGCCGCCGAGGGCGCCGCAGTTGAGGATCTGCGCGAAGATGTAAAGCGGTTGCTATTATACTGGCGTAGGATTAACCGTAAGGTAAGGGCGTCGGCCCCGGTACAACTAATCTACCAGGAGCCGCAGCTTGCACTGCGCATCGTGCGCGATGTGTTTTCAACCGAATTTCGCCGTCTGGTATTGGATAACCAAGAAGACCGCGAGTCAATAATCGAGTTCCTTGAATCGACCGATCCCGAGCTGATCAAAAGGGTCGAGTTCTACTCCGAGCGTCTACCTCTGTTTGATAAATACAACATCAACCAGGATATCGAAAACGCTATGAAGCGCAAAGTCTGGCTGCGCTCGGGCGGATACATTAGCATCGATCATACCGAAGCTCTCACCGCAATCGACGTAAATACCGGCAAGTATGTGGGCAAAACTACGCTGGAACAAACGATCTTCAAAACGAATCTCGAGGCTGTTGTCGAGGTCGTCAGGCAGTTGCGCCTGCGAGATATCGGCGGCATCATCGTTATTGATTTTATCGATATGCAAGATATCGAGAACAGGGAAGAGGTCTTCCGCGTTCTCAACGAAGCGCTTGCAATGGATCGCACTAAAACCAGAGTAATCGAGATATCGCGCCTCGGTCTCGTCGAAATGACCCGCAAAAACGTGAGCCAAGGGCTGCTCGAATCGCAGGCGGAAATTTGCCCGTGCTGTCACGGCCTTGGCGTGATTCTAGCGGACGCGACAATCGGGGTGCAGGTTTACCGCCAGATCAAGCGGCTTGCCGCTACGCATGCTTCGGAATCGTTCATCTTCAGGGTAAATCCACGAGGCAAGGAATTCCTTGAGCGCAAGGGTAAACTTACGGGAAGTGTCTTGCATCTGGATTGGGGCAAACGAGCCCACCTATTGTTTGATGGGTCAGTGCCCGTAGGTAAAGCCGAAATGATCGAGGAAGGTTCCGAGGCGCACATCGAGCAAGCCTTTAGCAACTTATATTAA
- the rplU gene encoding 50S ribosomal protein L21 yields MYAIIKCGGKQYKIEKGEVLVVDHVEGNPGDKFDIEDVLMMRDDKVTVGDLGKIKVVASIVEQFKGDKIIVFKYKSKKNYRRKRGHRSHLTKIRIEDIKVSKPRAAKKAEAQTPQEEEVTA; encoded by the coding sequence ATGTATGCCATCATAAAATGCGGTGGAAAACAATACAAAATTGAAAAAGGCGAAGTATTGGTTGTTGACCACGTTGAAGGCAACCCTGGGGACAAATTTGACATCGAAGATGTCCTGATGATGCGTGACGATAAGGTGACTGTCGGCGACTTAGGAAAAATCAAAGTCGTCGCTTCGATCGTCGAGCAGTTCAAAGGCGACAAGATCATCGTGTTTAAGTATAAGTCGAAGAAGAATTACCGCCGTAAACGCGGTCATCGCTCGCATCTCACGAAGATCAGGATCGAGGACATCAAAGTCTCAAAGCCTAGAGCGGCCAAAAAAGCCGAAGCTCAAACACCGCAAGAGGAAGAGGTAACAGCCTAA
- a CDS encoding 4Fe-4S dicluster domain-containing protein, whose amino-acid sequence MGATEQIGSIDKGLKKELAELSGQKLESCYMCGKCTAGCPVAPYQDFGPHMVMRLAQLGNRSLLKSKMIWNCVSCGTCYTRCPNSVDPGRVCSAAARIAKREDTVADKAALALREKFVESIKNHGRLHELTLAVQMKMASHDYFADIDMGVPMLLQGKFPIFAHNIEGLHDFQKLFEKHYVEKKDDHKEGGK is encoded by the coding sequence TTGGGCGCAACAGAACAAATCGGCTCGATTGATAAGGGGCTGAAAAAGGAGCTCGCGGAACTATCGGGGCAAAAACTCGAATCATGCTACATGTGCGGCAAATGCACGGCAGGGTGTCCGGTGGCCCCATACCAAGATTTTGGTCCTCACATGGTCATGCGCCTGGCGCAGCTAGGCAACAGGTCGCTTCTCAAATCAAAAATGATTTGGAATTGTGTCTCGTGCGGGACATGTTACACGCGCTGCCCCAACAGCGTTGATCCCGGAAGAGTATGCTCGGCCGCCGCCCGGATCGCTAAACGTGAAGACACGGTCGCCGACAAAGCCGCCCTGGCGCTTCGCGAGAAATTCGTCGAGTCTATAAAAAACCACGGACGCCTTCACGAACTCACGCTTGCCGTTCAGATGAAAATGGCAAGCCACGATTATTTTGCCGACATCGATATGGGCGTACCGATGCTTCTGCAGGGCAAGTTCCCGATATTTGCGCACAACATCGAAGGTCTCCACGATTTTCAGAAGCTATTCGAGAAACACTACGTCGAGAAAAAAGACGATCATAAAGAGGGTGGTAAGTAG
- a CDS encoding CoB--CoM heterodisulfide reductase iron-sulfur subunit B family protein — MTAYAYYPGCSLESSAKEYDSSIRASFKKLGIELKEIPDWSCCGSSPTHKVDKDMTVMLSGRNLALAKGIGDVVAPCASCSLNLKEAVIELEHDSSLRGALKEAGVEYMPGSVSVVSAVEAATRALDEGAYDGVVANPLTGLKVASYYGCMLVRPPKLARFDDPENPTSMDRIMEAVGAAPVDWSHKTECCGNSAIMANRDMTLNLISNILNAATAAGADIVATSCPLCQLNLAARQTLMRQKYGLKAEIPVVYFSQLVGAALGITGSDIDLSGEVLGLIKKRQSEAQAKEVAANG, encoded by the coding sequence GTGACGGCATACGCTTATTATCCCGGCTGCTCGCTCGAGTCGAGCGCAAAGGAATACGATAGTTCGATTCGCGCTTCGTTTAAGAAGTTGGGAATCGAGCTAAAAGAGATCCCGGATTGGTCGTGCTGCGGATCGTCCCCAACACATAAGGTCGATAAAGATATGACCGTCATGCTATCCGGTCGCAACCTAGCATTAGCAAAGGGCATCGGTGATGTTGTTGCTCCGTGCGCCTCATGCTCGCTGAACCTCAAAGAAGCCGTTATCGAGCTTGAGCACGACAGTTCTCTGCGCGGCGCACTCAAAGAAGCCGGCGTTGAATATATGCCCGGCAGCGTAAGTGTGGTTTCCGCCGTTGAGGCCGCAACCCGCGCGCTCGACGAGGGCGCGTATGATGGCGTAGTTGCAAACCCGCTGACCGGCCTTAAGGTAGCATCGTATTACGGCTGCATGCTGGTACGCCCGCCGAAACTAGCGCGTTTTGACGACCCGGAGAACCCTACTTCTATGGATAGAATCATGGAAGCGGTCGGGGCGGCTCCGGTCGACTGGAGCCATAAAACGGAATGCTGCGGCAACTCGGCGATTATGGCCAACAGGGACATGACTTTAAATCTTATAAGTAATATCTTGAATGCTGCGACGGCCGCCGGCGCCGACATCGTCGCCACGTCATGCCCGCTTTGCCAGCTTAATCTAGCCGCACGGCAAACGCTCATGCGGCAAAAATACGGGCTTAAAGCAGAAATCCCCGTAGTGTATTTCAGCCAGCTTGTAGGCGCCGCACTGGGTATTACCGGCAGCGACATTGATCTAAGCGGCGAAGTACTAGGCCTTATAAAGAAGCGGCAATCTGAAGCTCAAGCAAAGGAAGTGGCGGCTAATGGCTAG
- a CDS encoding CoB--CoM heterodisulfide reductase iron-sulfur subunit A family protein, which produces MARIGVFICHCGSNIAGKVDVEQVAEMAMSLPGVVYASHQKYSCSEAGQKTIIEGIKENNIDRVVIGSCSPKMHEKTFRGTIAQAGINSYLLEIANLREHVSWVTGDRDKATEKAFDLIKAAVGRVTSAKPLFPSQIPVTKKALVIGGGIAGIQTALDIADMGHEVILVEREPSIGGRMAQLDKTFPTIDCSACILSPRMVDIAQHPNITLYSYSEVESVSGYIGNFDVVIRKKARYVDAKKCTGCLECTTKCPEKNIPNEFDQGKAMRRAIYVPFAQAVPKVPVIDAERCRYLNSPDPATAEVAEGEKAPKRRCGTCAKVCQAGAVDYEQKDELIAERVGAIVVATGFNVTGTDEYGEYGAGKLPNVITGLDFERFVNASGPTDGKIVRPSDGEKPKRVVFIQCVGSRDESKGRPYCSRICCMYTAKQAILTREKLPDAEIFVFYMDIRASGKGYEEFVLRAQREYGANYVRGRVSRIYEMPDGHMVLKGADTLAGIPVEMEADLVVLATAATPREDAKELANIVGITTDSYGFINEVHPKLKPIEVARDGIFATGACLSPRDIPHTVAMSSGAAAKVGILFSKDHLKSDPMVAEVDPFKCVACGACVAVCPYKAINLEEFRGMKFAKVNEAMCQGCGTCAAACRPGAAQLKGVTDEQILKSLEAVTQW; this is translated from the coding sequence ATGGCTAGAATCGGCGTATTTATCTGTCACTGCGGCTCGAACATCGCCGGCAAGGTTGATGTCGAGCAAGTCGCCGAAATGGCAATGTCATTGCCGGGCGTCGTCTACGCGAGCCATCAGAAATATTCATGCTCCGAGGCAGGGCAAAAGACCATTATCGAAGGCATAAAAGAAAATAACATCGACCGTGTAGTCATCGGTTCGTGTTCGCCGAAAATGCACGAGAAAACGTTCAGGGGCACGATTGCCCAAGCGGGTATCAACTCGTATCTCTTAGAGATTGCAAACCTGCGCGAGCACGTTAGCTGGGTTACCGGTGATCGCGATAAGGCAACCGAGAAGGCGTTTGATTTAATTAAAGCGGCGGTCGGCAGAGTTACTTCTGCGAAACCACTGTTCCCAAGCCAGATTCCGGTTACGAAAAAAGCGCTGGTTATCGGTGGCGGTATCGCCGGCATTCAAACAGCACTCGATATCGCCGACATGGGCCACGAAGTCATTCTGGTCGAGAGGGAACCGTCGATAGGCGGCAGAATGGCGCAGCTCGATAAAACCTTCCCGACTATCGACTGCTCTGCCTGTATTTTATCTCCGAGGATGGTCGACATCGCCCAGCATCCGAATATCACGCTCTATTCATATTCCGAAGTCGAGAGCGTTAGCGGCTATATCGGCAACTTCGATGTAGTTATCCGCAAGAAAGCGCGCTACGTTGATGCAAAGAAATGTACCGGGTGCCTTGAGTGCACAACCAAGTGCCCGGAGAAAAATATCCCGAATGAATTCGACCAGGGCAAAGCAATGCGCAGGGCGATTTACGTCCCGTTTGCACAGGCTGTGCCGAAAGTACCGGTCATTGATGCCGAGCGCTGCCGCTACTTAAACTCGCCCGACCCGGCAACCGCAGAGGTCGCCGAAGGCGAGAAAGCACCAAAGCGTCGCTGCGGAACCTGCGCGAAGGTGTGCCAGGCCGGAGCGGTCGATTACGAGCAGAAAGACGAACTCATCGCCGAGCGCGTCGGTGCGATTGTCGTCGCCACCGGGTTTAATGTTACCGGCACCGACGAATATGGTGAATACGGCGCCGGTAAACTGCCCAACGTTATAACCGGCCTCGATTTCGAGCGGTTTGTAAATGCGTCCGGGCCTACGGACGGCAAAATCGTCCGGCCGTCGGATGGTGAGAAACCCAAGCGCGTCGTCTTTATCCAGTGCGTGGGCTCCCGCGATGAATCGAAGGGGCGCCCGTACTGCTCGAGAATCTGCTGCATGTATACGGCAAAACAGGCCATTCTCACACGAGAAAAACTGCCCGATGCCGAAATATTCGTATTCTACATGGATATCAGGGCGTCCGGTAAGGGTTATGAAGAATTTGTCCTGCGCGCTCAGCGCGAATACGGCGCCAATTATGTTCGCGGCCGGGTCTCGCGCATTTACGAGATGCCGGACGGCCACATGGTCCTTAAAGGCGCCGATACATTGGCCGGAATACCGGTTGAGATGGAGGCCGACCTCGTAGTGTTGGCGACAGCCGCAACACCGCGCGAGGATGCAAAAGAGCTCGCCAACATCGTCGGTATAACGACCGATAGCTACGGTTTTATCAACGAAGTCCATCCAAAGCTCAAACCGATCGAGGTTGCGCGCGACGGTATCTTTGCAACCGGCGCGTGTCTGAGTCCGCGCGATATCCCGCACACCGTCGCTATGTCGAGCGGCGCTGCGGCTAAAGTGGGAATTCTCTTCTCGAAGGATCACTTGAAGAGCGATCCGATGGTAGCCGAGGTCGATCCGTTTAAGTGTGTGGCGTGCGGCGCGTGTGTCGCGGTATGCCCGTATAAAGCTATAAATCTAGAAGAGTTCAGAGGAATGAAGTTTGCCAAGGTCAACGAGGCAATGTGCCAGGGCTGCGGCACCTGCGCGGCGGCGTGCCGTCCGGGTGCGGCTCAGCTTAAGGGCGTCACCGATGAGCAAATATTAAAATCGTTAGAGGCGGTGACACAGTGGTAG
- a CDS encoding hydrogenase iron-sulfur subunit: MKVVGFFCNWCSYAGADLAGNLRLQIPTDLRIVRIPCTGRMDPMFVLKALLDGADGVMVSGUHPGDCHYREGNYYARRRLALLNEIIPVLGIEPERFYYTWISASEGQEMKQKVETFVEGLAKVGKFDRSVFMMLDPELMNEIDGAKEGAEA; encoded by the coding sequence ATGAAAGTCGTCGGGTTTTTCTGCAACTGGTGCAGCTACGCCGGCGCAGATCTGGCGGGAAACCTGAGGCTTCAGATTCCAACCGATCTGCGGATCGTGCGAATCCCGTGCACGGGGCGCATGGACCCGATGTTCGTCCTCAAAGCGTTGCTGGATGGGGCGGACGGGGTCATGGTGTCCGGCTGACACCCCGGGGATTGCCACTATCGAGAGGGCAATTACTACGCGAGGCGGCGCCTCGCACTACTAAACGAAATAATCCCGGTTTTGGGTATTGAACCTGAACGGTTCTACTATACGTGGATCTCGGCCTCCGAAGGCCAAGAGATGAAACAAAAAGTCGAAACATTTGTCGAAGGCCTGGCTAAGGTCGGTAAATTCGACCGTTCGGTCTTTATGATGCTCGACCCCGAGCTCATGAATGAAATCGACGGGGCGAAAGAGGGGGCTGAGGCGTAA